From Deinococcus terrestris, a single genomic window includes:
- a CDS encoding choice-of-anchor I family protein: MKRAMAAILSVGLLSGCGLVTDPAPLVTTLDFRAFNGQEAALRAQGIRVFGPGASASQDLEPESIAVSPDGRHAWVTLQENNALVRLDLRTLKVTGLVPLGFKDHSAADAGLDPSDKDGVNIRPVPVRGLYQPDAVAAFDVGGQTYLITANEGDARDYDGYKEEVTVGKLKLDPAAFPNAAELQADTALGRLTVTRTLGDTDGDGDHDALYAFGGRSVSILDAQGTRLYDSGDLIEQETARRLPGHFNANSDSTAPDNRSDNKGPEPEGVTVGKVGGRTFAFVGLERVGGVLVLDVSVPTAPTVAEYLNTRDFTRDPRTDPLAGDLAPEGLVFVPASQSPDGQPLLIVANEGSNTTTLYRVGPEGALSVRGRYRAPGAVGAGAAEIPAYDPQSRRVFVVNGAAAALDILDVADPTRPTLVKSVPLAPYGGQGNSVAVQGGVVAVAVQNDADRQASGRVVFLNVDGTERARPVEVGALPDMLTFTPDGSRLLVANEGEPSVDYTRDPEGSVSVIEVRQALARR; this comes from the coding sequence ATGAAGCGAGCGATGGCGGCGATCCTGAGTGTGGGCCTGTTGAGCGGATGCGGGCTGGTGACGGACCCGGCTCCGCTGGTCACCACCCTCGATTTCCGGGCCTTCAACGGCCAGGAGGCCGCGCTGCGGGCACAGGGCATCCGGGTCTTCGGTCCGGGGGCGAGCGCCAGCCAGGACCTCGAACCCGAGTCCATCGCCGTCTCCCCGGATGGCCGCCATGCCTGGGTCACCCTCCAGGAAAACAACGCCCTGGTCCGGCTCGACCTCAGGACACTGAAGGTCACGGGGCTGGTGCCGCTGGGATTCAAGGATCACTCTGCGGCGGACGCGGGCCTGGACCCCAGTGACAAAGACGGCGTGAACATCCGCCCCGTGCCGGTTCGGGGCCTGTACCAGCCCGATGCGGTGGCCGCCTTCGACGTGGGGGGCCAGACCTACCTGATCACCGCCAACGAGGGGGATGCCCGGGACTACGACGGCTACAAAGAGGAGGTGACAGTGGGCAAGCTCAAGCTCGATCCGGCCGCATTTCCCAACGCGGCCGAGCTGCAAGCGGACACGGCGCTGGGCCGCCTGACCGTCACCCGCACGCTGGGCGACACCGATGGCGATGGGGACCACGACGCCCTGTACGCCTTCGGCGGCCGTTCGGTCAGCATCCTCGACGCGCAGGGTACGCGGCTGTACGACAGCGGCGACCTGATCGAGCAGGAGACGGCCCGCCGCCTGCCGGGGCACTTCAACGCCAACAGTGACAGCACTGCGCCCGACAACCGCAGCGACAACAAGGGGCCTGAACCCGAGGGCGTCACGGTCGGGAAGGTGGGGGGGCGGACCTTCGCCTTCGTGGGCCTGGAGCGGGTGGGCGGCGTTCTGGTGCTGGACGTGAGCGTCCCCACAGCCCCCACGGTGGCGGAGTACCTCAACACCCGCGACTTCACGCGCGACCCCAGGACCGACCCGCTGGCGGGCGACCTGGCCCCCGAGGGACTGGTATTCGTGCCCGCCTCACAGAGCCCGGATGGGCAGCCCCTGCTGATCGTCGCCAACGAGGGCAGCAACACGACCACGCTCTACCGCGTGGGGCCAGAGGGAGCGCTGAGCGTGCGGGGCCGTTACCGCGCTCCCGGGGCCGTGGGAGCGGGCGCCGCCGAGATCCCCGCCTACGACCCGCAGAGTCGGCGCGTCTTCGTGGTCAACGGGGCTGCCGCAGCCCTGGACATCCTCGACGTGGCCGATCCTACCCGGCCCACCCTGGTGAAATCGGTGCCCCTGGCCCCCTACGGCGGACAGGGCAACAGTGTGGCCGTGCAGGGCGGCGTGGTGGCGGTGGCGGTCCAGAACGACGCGGACCGTCAGGCCAGTGGCCGGGTGGTGTTCCTGAACGTGGACGGGACCGAGCGAGCGCGTCCGGTGGAGGTGGGCGCCCTCCCCGACATGCTGACCTTCACCCCGGACGGGTCGCGGCTGCTCGTCGCCAACGAGGGGGAGCCCAGTGTGGACTACACCCGTGACCCCGAGGGGAGCGTCAGCGTGATCGAGGTGCGTCAGGCCCTTGCGCGGCGGTAG